The proteins below are encoded in one region of Casimicrobium huifangae:
- a CDS encoding TetR/AcrR family transcriptional regulator, whose amino-acid sequence MNIKLCIPGFAQLKPTAPKREKILAAAAELLLTEGFHALTQHAVAARAGIRQSHLTYYFPTRNDLLRATAQYGVETLLAPLGSIASSGAVATGNAAGDVPKAEQFRQLLTPEKSDRQWFRLLVGLLVASDEDPGIRQWLQEFDARVMAILAAGFAAVGTPLKAEQLHFLRCAFTGALHLDMQEQSEESFARVVRTVEMALDAILPPRAGPSADNLSELPSHTSEFTP is encoded by the coding sequence GTGAACATCAAGCTTTGCATTCCCGGCTTCGCGCAACTGAAGCCCACGGCCCCCAAGCGCGAGAAAATTCTCGCGGCGGCGGCTGAATTGCTGCTGACCGAGGGGTTTCACGCGCTGACGCAGCATGCCGTTGCGGCCCGGGCCGGAATCCGGCAAAGTCATCTCACCTATTACTTCCCAACGCGCAATGATTTGCTGCGTGCGACCGCGCAATACGGCGTCGAGACATTGCTCGCCCCGCTCGGCTCAATCGCTTCATCGGGCGCTGTTGCTACTGGCAATGCTGCGGGCGACGTGCCGAAGGCCGAGCAATTCCGGCAACTGCTGACACCCGAGAAGTCGGACCGCCAGTGGTTTCGCCTGCTGGTCGGTCTGCTGGTCGCGAGCGACGAGGACCCGGGTATCCGCCAGTGGCTGCAGGAGTTCGACGCCCGCGTCATGGCAATTCTCGCCGCCGGGTTTGCTGCTGTTGGCACGCCACTCAAGGCGGAGCAACTGCACTTCCTGCGTTGTGCTTTCACCGGCGCGCTGCATCTTGACATGCAGGAGCAGAGCGAAGAATCCTTCGCGCGAGTGGTGCGTACGGTCGAGATGGCGCTTGATGCCATCCTGCCGCCACGCGCCGGCCCTTCCGCCGACAACCTTTCCGAATTACCTTCCCACACCAGCGAGTTCACTCCATGA